TGATGAGGGCGCGGCCTTCCTCCACCACCTGGCGCGCGATGGTGAGATCCTGCTTTTCCAGCATGTCGTTGCCGTCCAGCACCAGCACCACGACATGGGCGTATTGGATGGCGCGGCGCGTGTCGGCCCCGGACAGGCGCTCCAGTTTCTCGACCACGCGGGCATGACGGCGCAGACCCGCCGTGTCGATGAGGCGGATGGCCTGGCCCTTCCATGCCCAGTCGATGGCGATGGAATCGCGCGTGATGCCGGCCTCAGGGCCGGTGAGCAGCCGATCCTCGCCGAGGAGCGCGTTGACCAAAGTCGACTTTCCCACATTGGGCCGGCCGACGATGGCAAGCTGCATATGCTTGGGGGCCGGCGGCGCCTCGACGAAATCGTTTTCGCCGTCATCCCCGTCGAGATCGATCGGGGCCACTTCCTCAAGCTCGGCATCGGGATTGACGCCGGATTCCTCGCCGGCCTTCTTCAGCGCAAACGGCTCCAGCGCGTCGAAGAGATCGCCCAATCCCTCGCCATGTTCGGCCGAGAGCGGGATCGGCTGACCGAGGCCCAGGCTGAAGCCTTCATTGACGGCAGCACCGCCGACGCGACCCTCCGCCTTGTTGGCGATGAGGATGACCGGCTTCTTCATCTTGCGGATGATGCGCGCGAAATATTCGTCGATCGGTGTCACGCCGGCGCGGGAATCGAACACCATCAGCGTCACGTCCGATTCCTTGATGGCGGCCTCGGTCTGCTGGCGCATGCGCCCTTCGAGGCTTTCATCGACCGCGTCTTCGAGGCCGGCCGTATCGATCACGGTGAAGGTAAGGTCGCCCAGATGCGCCTCGCCATAGCGGCGGTCGCGCGTGACGCCCGGCGTATCGTCAACGATGGCGAGACGCTTGCGGATCAAACGGTTGAACAGCGTCGACTTGCCCACATTCGGGCGGCCGACAATGGCGACGGTCAAAGACATCAGTTCTGTAGCCGATCAATAAAAAAGTGGCGCCAATTCTACTTGAGCGCGATGAGGTCGGCGTCGTCCGACAGCATATAGACCATCTCGTTCGCCACCACGGGCGGCAGATGCGAGCGGTCGGGCAGTTCCTGCTTGCCCAGCAACGCGCCGGTATAGGGCGAGATCGAGAGGGCAAGTCCGTTCGAGCCCGTGACCAGCAATCGGTCGCCGACCAGCACGGGGCCTGACCAATAGACCGGATCCTCGCGGTCGACCATGTCCTCGAAGGGCGGCAAGGGGGTCAGCCATTTGACGCGGCCATCCTCGCGGGTGAGGCACACGACTTCGCTCTGCGAGGTCAGCACATAGATGAAATCGCCGGCTGCCCACGGCATCTGCGTGCCGCCCAGATCCTTGTCCCAATAGCGCTCGCCGCGGCGGATGTCGATCGCCGCCATGACGCCGCCATTGCCGATGGCGATGACGCGGTCGCGGTCGATGACCGGCCGGCCGCGAATATCGGAAAGGGCCGCGACCGAGGAGGTGCGCGCCTTGCCGGCAAGGCTGTCGGTCCACAGCGAGTTGCCGTTGACGACATCGAAGGCCAGCAATTCGCCGGAGGTATAGGCAGCGACCACGACATTGCCGAGCACGGTCGGGGTCGAGCCGCCAAGGAGGCCTGCTGCTTCCTCGACACCGGCATTCGACCAGAGCCTGCGCCCGTCATCGATGGCGAAGGCCACCAGCTGGTTGTCGATGGTGGTGACGAACACGCGGCCATCGCTCACCGCGGGGGCGGCGCGCATCGGTGCGGGCGCCTTGCCTTCCCAGATGAAAGCGCCGGTCTTGGCGTCGAGCGCATAGATCTTGGCGTAAGGGGTGGTGACGAAGACCTTGCCCTCGGCAACGGCGATGCCGCCACCGAACAGATCGTCATCCTCGTCCTCGGGCGTGAAATCCGCCTGCCAGAGCCTGGCGCCGGTGTTGGCGTCGAAGGCCCGTACCAGCGCCTCGGCATCCAGCGTATACACAATGCCCTCGGCCACGACCGGCTCGGCCAGCAGGCGGTTGGCGGAATCAGCCGAGGAGCCGATATCGGCCGACCACACTTCGCTGAGCACGTCGGAGCTTGCCTGCAGGTGATACATGGCGTGGCTCTGATTGCCGCCGACCTGCGCCCAGTCGGCATTGACATAGGGGCGCGGCAGCCGCACGGCGATGTCGTCGAGGGTCGGATCAGCCGCCAGGTCGCTGTTCAACTGCAGCACGGAAACGCGCTCGCCCGGCAGCGGTACTTCGGTCTTGTCGCAGGCACCGAGCAGCAGCGCCAGGGCAAGTCCGGCACCCAGCCATTTGGTCGTGTAAATGTTATTGGTGCTGCAAAGCCGATTGGGCCGTATCGCCGTCATGTTCTCAAAATTCCCTTTGGCTCAATCTTTGGTCGCTCACTCGGCGAGACGGTCCAGCATGATGGCGACGCGGTCCCGGAGATTGGCCGGCGTCGTCACCAGGCCCGCTTCGTCTTCCTTCTTGAAGCTGTCATCCAGCCCCTGGAAAATCTCCTTGGCCTTCGCCTTGTCGCCGGTCGCATAGGCGGCGAGCCCGGTGATCTCCAGCGCCGAAAAGCGATAGGGCTGGCCTTCGATGGTGAGGGACTGCGCCAGCGCGATAGCTGCATCCGCCTTGCCGAGGTCGAGCGCCACATAGCCGCCCATCAGGGCCGCGGCACCCTTGAGCGGCGCCGGGTAGGCGGCATCGCCGGCCATCGCGGTGAGGAGGTCGAGGGCCTGCTGCTTGTCGCCGGCCTTGAGGGCCGCATGGGCGAGGTCGAAGCGCGCCAGATTGGCAAAGGCGCCGCCGGCATGGATCAGCTGGCCCAGGACCTCAGGCGCCGATTTCGGGTCCAGCGTCGTCGCCTGCAGGGCGTTAAGATAGTCCGTGCCGGCTTTCTCCCGCGCCTGGCGGTCGTAAATCTGCCAGCCGGTCACCGCCGCGGTGCCGAGAACAATGAGGGCCACCAGCCCATAGACCAGATTCTGGTACTTCGCCCATAGCGCAGAGGCTGTGTCTCGGCGCAGATCCTCGTCGACTTCTTGAAAAATATCAGCCACTTATGACCCCTGGAACCCCGTAAGGCACACTTATTGCGCCCTGGATCGATGGACCAGGGCGGTTATTTGCGGGCTAACATACAAGGAAGCCCATCCCCTTGCCAACCAAGGCTTTGCCGCAGGGGCGCCCATCTGGGGACCGCGCTTGGCTGGAAGTGGAACGGTAATTGCTTCTATCTGACCGGTAAGTTTGGCAGAGGATCGATCGGGGTGGCTGAGATGGCACGGATGCAGTGGAAAATGACGGCTCTTCTGGCGGCGGCGGCGTTCCTGCCCGGCTGCGATACCACCACCATTCCGGCCTTTGTGTCCGGCACCACCGCCTATGCCGTGG
This Rhodospirillaceae bacterium DNA region includes the following protein-coding sequences:
- a CDS encoding tetratricopeptide repeat protein, which translates into the protein MADIFQEVDEDLRRDTASALWAKYQNLVYGLVALIVLGTAAVTGWQIYDRQAREKAGTDYLNALQATTLDPKSAPEVLGQLIHAGGAFANLARFDLAHAALKAGDKQQALDLLTAMAGDAAYPAPLKGAAALMGGYVALDLGKADAAIALAQSLTIEGQPYRFSALEITGLAAYATGDKAKAKEIFQGLDDSFKKEDEAGLVTTPANLRDRVAIMLDRLAE
- a CDS encoding PQQ-binding-like beta-propeller repeat protein; the protein is MTAIRPNRLCSTNNIYTTKWLGAGLALALLLGACDKTEVPLPGERVSVLQLNSDLAADPTLDDIAVRLPRPYVNADWAQVGGNQSHAMYHLQASSDVLSEVWSADIGSSADSANRLLAEPVVAEGIVYTLDAEALVRAFDANTGARLWQADFTPEDEDDDLFGGGIAVAEGKVFVTTPYAKIYALDAKTGAFIWEGKAPAPMRAAPAVSDGRVFVTTIDNQLVAFAIDDGRRLWSNAGVEEAAGLLGGSTPTVLGNVVVAAYTSGELLAFDVVNGNSLWTDSLAGKARTSSVAALSDIRGRPVIDRDRVIAIGNGGVMAAIDIRRGERYWDKDLGGTQMPWAAGDFIYVLTSQSEVVCLTREDGRVKWLTPLPPFEDMVDREDPVYWSGPVLVGDRLLVTGSNGLALSISPYTGALLGKQELPDRSHLPPVVANEMVYMLSDDADLIALK
- the der gene encoding ribosome biogenesis GTPase Der, yielding MSLTVAIVGRPNVGKSTLFNRLIRKRLAIVDDTPGVTRDRRYGEAHLGDLTFTVIDTAGLEDAVDESLEGRMRQQTEAAIKESDVTLMVFDSRAGVTPIDEYFARIIRKMKKPVILIANKAEGRVGGAAVNEGFSLGLGQPIPLSAEHGEGLGDLFDALEPFALKKAGEESGVNPDAELEEVAPIDLDGDDGENDFVEAPPAPKHMQLAIVGRPNVGKSTLVNALLGEDRLLTGPEAGITRDSIAIDWAWKGQAIRLIDTAGLRRHARVVEKLERLSGADTRRAIQYAHVVVLVLDGNDMLEKQDLTIARQVVEEGRALIIAANKWDAVEDKNAALKKLHDRIEWSLPQAKGIPVITISAMTERGLDKLMQAVLDIYVTWNKRVSTSKLNRWLSEITAQHPPPLVGGRRIKIRYMTQIKTRPPTFAIFASKAEDLPESYHRYLVKSLRDVFDLPGTPIRLVLRRTDNPYDKDRD